In Mycobacteriales bacterium, one DNA window encodes the following:
- a CDS encoding glycerophosphodiester phosphodiesterase family protein — protein MPTRFPFLDAGGPIAFAHRGAAPDGLENTLAAVDRVVALGFGYLETDVRATRDGVAVLMHDARLNRTTDRSGAIADLPWSEVARARVGGREPVPRLDELLGSYPQLRVNLDVKAPSSVGPLVDAVRRAGAIDRVCIGSFHDRLIPAVQAGLGDGLCTSLGPRGILALRLGRLRRTTAGCAQVPPGFGPIRVIDPRFLSIAHGLGLAVHAWTINNTAVMDRLLDLGVDGIMTDDAPGLRAVLEARQAWTP, from the coding sequence GTGCCGACGCGCTTCCCGTTCCTCGACGCCGGCGGCCCGATCGCGTTCGCGCACCGCGGCGCCGCGCCGGACGGGCTGGAGAACACGCTGGCCGCGGTCGACCGGGTCGTCGCGCTCGGCTTCGGCTACCTGGAGACCGACGTCCGCGCCACCCGGGACGGCGTCGCCGTCCTCATGCACGACGCCCGCCTGAACCGCACCACCGACCGTTCCGGCGCGATCGCCGACCTGCCCTGGTCCGAGGTCGCCCGGGCCCGGGTCGGCGGCCGGGAGCCGGTGCCGCGGCTGGACGAGCTGCTCGGCTCGTACCCGCAGCTGCGGGTCAACCTCGACGTGAAGGCGCCGTCCTCGGTCGGGCCGTTGGTCGACGCCGTCCGCCGGGCCGGCGCGATCGACCGGGTCTGCATCGGCTCGTTCCACGACCGGCTCATCCCGGCCGTGCAGGCGGGCCTGGGCGACGGGCTGTGCACCTCACTCGGCCCGCGCGGGATCCTGGCCCTGCGGCTGGGCCGGCTGCGCCGGACCACGGCGGGCTGCGCCCAGGTCCCGCCCGGCTTCGGCCCGATCCGCGTGATCGACCCGCGCTTCCTCAGCATCGCGCACGGCCTCGGCCTGGCCGTGCACGCCTGGACGATCAACAACACCGCGGTCATGGACCGGCTGCTGGATCTGGGCGTCGACGGGATCATGACCGACGACGCGCCCGGCCTGCGCGCCGTCCTCGAGGCCCGCCAGGCGTGGACGCCGTGA